A part of Polynucleobacter sp. MG-Unter2-18 genomic DNA contains:
- a CDS encoding flagellar basal body rod protein FlgF encodes MINRYAYTSMTGATASTNQLAVTSNNLANSLTPGFREVISAFRAVPLKGDGEPFTGNGADTRVFSVETTPGSNFTGGPLQTTSNPLDAAIKGDGFFAVRRPDGKEAYTRAGKFMVNDQGILSIGKDIPVVGDGGSITIPSGSIMQIAEDGAIYTQVPGTQFLNQVGKLKLVNPNTNNLVRAEDGLFDLPGEQAASDSRVKVVQGAFEQSNVNPTMAMVQMIGQSRLFDLNTRSITMADQNARSATTLLSLSRS; translated from the coding sequence ATGATTAATCGATACGCCTACACTTCCATGACGGGGGCAACAGCTTCAACTAATCAGTTGGCTGTTACCTCCAATAATCTGGCAAATAGCTTAACGCCCGGTTTTAGGGAAGTGATAAGCGCATTTCGTGCTGTGCCTCTCAAAGGCGATGGTGAACCATTTACAGGAAACGGCGCAGATACCAGGGTATTTTCTGTTGAAACTACCCCCGGGAGTAACTTTACAGGCGGGCCATTGCAAACAACCTCAAATCCTCTAGACGCAGCTATTAAAGGCGATGGATTTTTTGCAGTGCGTAGGCCTGACGGGAAAGAGGCATATACCCGCGCTGGTAAGTTCATGGTGAATGATCAAGGAATTTTGAGTATCGGCAAGGATATACCAGTGGTCGGTGATGGAGGTAGCATCACAATTCCATCGGGCTCAATAATGCAAATAGCTGAGGATGGCGCAATTTATACCCAGGTTCCTGGAACACAATTTCTCAATCAAGTCGGCAAGTTAAAGCTAGTTAACCCCAATACCAATAATTTAGTGCGCGCGGAAGATGGCTTATTTGATCTACCAGGAGAGCAAGCAGCCTCTGACTCGCGTGTCAAAGTAGTACAGGGGGCTTTTGAGCAAAGTAATGTTAATCCAACCATGGCGATGGTGCAGATGATTGGTCAAAGCCGATTATTTGATTTAAATACCCGCTCGATCACGATGGCCGATCAAAATGCAAGATCCGCTACCACGCTGTTATCCCTATCACGTAGCTAA
- the flgG gene encoding flagellar basal-body rod protein FlgG — protein sequence MIRSLWIAKTGMDAQQMNLDTIANNLSNSSTTAYKRVQPLFQDLLYTTVRAAGSAANAQNLLPTGLQVGSGSAITSTERNNLQGTLFRTGNQYDLAINGNGFFQIALADGTTAYTRNGQFSTSATGQIVTSSGNVVSPGLTIPITATSVTISLSGVVQATNQNGTITQVGQLSMANFINPAGLVALGGGNYIASPASGNATNGLPGLNGFGTMNQYYIEQSNVNVAEELVNLIAAQRAYEINTRAVSASDQILQRVSNLGQ from the coding sequence ATGATACGCTCATTATGGATAGCTAAGACGGGCATGGATGCCCAGCAGATGAATCTAGATACGATTGCTAATAATCTTTCTAACTCATCTACAACTGCATATAAGCGGGTCCAGCCGTTATTTCAGGATTTGCTCTACACCACTGTTCGCGCTGCTGGCTCAGCAGCAAATGCGCAAAATCTTTTGCCAACAGGTCTGCAGGTAGGATCTGGATCAGCGATTACCTCTACTGAGCGTAATAATTTACAAGGTACATTATTTAGAACAGGTAATCAATATGACCTTGCTATTAACGGTAATGGCTTTTTTCAAATTGCACTTGCTGATGGAACTACTGCCTATACCCGCAATGGCCAGTTTAGTACAAGTGCAACGGGACAAATTGTCACATCATCCGGAAATGTAGTTTCACCTGGATTGACTATTCCGATTACCGCAACGAGCGTTACTATAAGCCTTTCAGGTGTGGTACAAGCTACGAATCAAAACGGAACTATTACGCAAGTTGGTCAATTATCCATGGCTAACTTCATTAATCCTGCGGGCTTAGTTGCACTTGGTGGCGGAAACTATATTGCATCGCCAGCATCCGGTAATGCAACGAATGGTTTACCAGGATTAAATGGATTTGGTACGATGAATCAGTACTATATTGAGCAGTCCAATGTGAATGTGGCTGAAGAGCTTGTGAATTTAATAGCAGCGCAGAGAGCATATGAGATAAACACCAGAGCTGTATCTGCCTCTGATCAAATTTTGCAGCGCGTCTCTAATTTAGGTCAATGA
- a CDS encoding flagellar basal body L-ring protein FlgH — MMMKLGRSLRYVFVSATSAILLGACASADRPSLLSTPTTARPRPIQETSANMGSLYPANSGGPYINAVSHRPLFEDRRARNVGDTLTVVLNETTSAAKNSGMTAARKANGTSTFGNNSPTFNGTMFSLANAANFSGTGDIKSEGAGTSAASNTFAGTITVTVVEILSNGNLVVAGEKQVAVSNEEEIIRFGGIVNPNTLVFNQVSSQQVADARIEYRGRGATDDTQGTGWFTRLMLKLAPF; from the coding sequence ATGATGATGAAACTTGGTAGATCATTACGATACGTCTTTGTGAGTGCCACGAGCGCCATCTTATTAGGCGCTTGTGCTAGTGCAGATCGCCCGTCTTTATTATCAACACCCACGACTGCAAGGCCCCGCCCTATTCAGGAAACATCTGCAAACATGGGAAGCTTATATCCAGCTAATTCAGGTGGACCCTATATTAATGCAGTGAGTCATCGACCACTTTTTGAGGATCGTCGCGCTCGAAACGTAGGAGACACTCTCACAGTGGTGTTGAATGAAACTACTAGCGCAGCGAAAAATTCTGGTATGACGGCAGCTAGAAAAGCAAATGGCACATCCACCTTTGGTAATAACAGTCCGACATTCAATGGCACTATGTTTAGTCTTGCAAACGCAGCAAACTTTAGCGGTACCGGAGATATCAAGAGTGAGGGCGCAGGTACCAGTGCCGCTAGTAATACCTTTGCTGGTACGATCACTGTAACTGTTGTAGAGATTCTTTCTAATGGTAACTTAGTTGTTGCTGGCGAAAAACAAGTTGCCGTTAGTAATGAAGAGGAAATTATTCGTTTTGGCGGTATCGTGAACCCCAATACTCTTGTGTTTAATCAAGTCTCTTCACAGCAAGTAGCTGATGCTCGAATTGAGTATCGCGGACGCGGTGCGACAGATGACACCCAGGGTACCGGATGGTTTACGCGTTTAATGCTGAAGCTCGCACCTTTCTAA
- a CDS encoding flagellar basal body P-ring protein FlgI: protein MNNITSRWTKGLLILVSLAFFSGNCLADRIKDFTDIAGQRSNQLVGYGLVVGLDGTGDQTTQTPFTLQSVLQMIGVLGVTLPSTGNQTQLRNTAAVMVTADFPALSRPGQQLDVTVSSLGNATSLKGGTLVMTPLKAADGQVYAQAQGNVVIGGSRAASGGASTSVNHLSAGRIPSGGIVERAVPALLVDEFVQLDLRQADFSLMQRTAETIGRRFGIGTALPIDARSLNVRVPTEPLKRTAFMAALQDLDVLMGSQPARVILNSRTGSVVMNQAVRLSPSAVAHGNLTVKIQQSPTVSQPLPFSRGQTTTATEDTATISDSGKENSLISVPGGASLDQVVKALNMMGATPQDLISILQSLRAAGALRAELEVI, encoded by the coding sequence ATGAATAACATAACTTCTCGATGGACTAAAGGCTTACTAATATTAGTCAGCTTAGCTTTCTTTAGCGGCAACTGCCTAGCTGATCGCATCAAAGACTTTACTGATATCGCTGGGCAAAGATCAAACCAGTTAGTGGGCTACGGTTTAGTAGTTGGCTTGGATGGAACAGGCGACCAAACAACGCAGACGCCATTTACTCTCCAAAGTGTTCTGCAGATGATCGGAGTACTAGGCGTTACTTTGCCGTCAACTGGAAACCAAACACAGCTTCGTAATACGGCAGCGGTAATGGTTACTGCAGATTTTCCAGCGCTTTCTAGGCCTGGACAGCAGTTAGATGTAACAGTGTCTTCTTTGGGTAATGCCACTAGCTTAAAAGGCGGCACCTTAGTGATGACACCGCTCAAAGCTGCTGATGGTCAGGTTTATGCACAGGCTCAGGGTAACGTTGTCATCGGAGGCTCACGGGCTGCATCAGGTGGGGCCTCAACCTCGGTTAACCATTTATCTGCCGGTCGAATCCCTTCAGGCGGTATTGTAGAGAGGGCTGTGCCAGCTCTGCTAGTTGATGAATTTGTGCAACTCGATTTACGTCAAGCTGATTTTTCTTTAATGCAAAGAACGGCTGAGACGATTGGTCGTCGCTTTGGGATTGGCACTGCATTACCGATTGATGCCAGATCACTTAATGTACGTGTGCCAACAGAGCCATTAAAAAGAACAGCATTTATGGCAGCGTTACAAGATTTAGATGTGCTGATGGGTAGTCAACCTGCGCGGGTGATATTAAATTCGCGTACCGGATCTGTTGTTATGAATCAAGCGGTCCGATTATCACCTTCAGCAGTTGCCCATGGAAATTTAACCGTCAAAATACAGCAGTCTCCAACGGTTAGTCAGCCATTGCCTTTCAGCCGTGGCCAGACAACAACCGCTACGGAAGATACTGCCACCATTAGTGATAGTGGGAAAGAAAATAGTTTGATTTCAGTTCCAGGTGGCGCATCCTTAGACCAAGTGGTTAAAGCACTCAATATGATGGGGGCAACCCCGCAGGATCTAATTTCAATTTTACAGTCACTGAGAGCCGCTGGTGCGCTGCGGGCAGAATTAGAGGTGATTTAA
- the flgK gene encoding flagellar hook-associated protein FlgK: MGVYSITDSAMAALNIAQAGVLITSQNVAGASVDGFTRRSATATINAMAPNNLMLNGTSFAVGGFTRQYSALVNGQLLNQEAKSSYSDTLVQYTQSIDTLVSGASTGLNSAISNFFNAMGTYAADPTSKSQAAAITAAANDVAQRMTGMTSLVSQIEDDAKKGLSDTAEQVNTLLPALAQINQKIIESTSAGNSTPSADLLDERDRLSSQLQKLVGGQTLINGDGTVTQLVDGMALVEGAMANKLLINSSGTYSLKSGTNNSTILNIQDLDGGQAGALLELANSFVPKINQRLDSLAIGLVKVANTATASASSGVGLFGFEVGSATIFDLDDDSTAYADDVPDIALDSWMTTLYSDLGDSGNSMTSAGLVASNFVSIAPQDPSTYFDDDGEPIITSDLANTTSNRISIFANATSSLVSDVGVQVASWRSSQKADQAVLKTLTDERDSISGVNLDEEAANLLKYQQLYSASTKVLQVDNQMFTALLSIMN, translated from the coding sequence ATGGGCGTCTATTCAATCACCGATTCAGCAATGGCTGCGCTTAATATAGCGCAAGCAGGGGTCTTAATTACCTCGCAAAACGTTGCTGGAGCATCAGTAGATGGCTTTACTCGCCGATCTGCAACAGCAACTATTAATGCAATGGCACCCAATAACTTGATGCTAAATGGCACAAGCTTTGCGGTTGGTGGTTTTACACGCCAGTACTCAGCGTTAGTCAATGGTCAACTATTAAATCAAGAGGCAAAGTCTAGCTACAGCGATACATTAGTGCAATACACCCAATCGATTGATACCTTAGTGTCTGGTGCTTCTACTGGATTAAATTCAGCCATTAGTAACTTTTTTAATGCGATGGGTACTTACGCAGCAGATCCAACAAGTAAATCACAGGCAGCGGCTATTACCGCAGCAGCAAATGATGTTGCACAGCGTATGACCGGGATGACAAGCTTGGTTTCGCAAATAGAAGATGATGCTAAAAAAGGATTATCTGATACAGCAGAACAAGTCAATACACTCTTGCCAGCACTAGCACAAATCAATCAAAAAATTATTGAGAGTACTAGTGCAGGAAATTCAACACCATCTGCTGATTTATTAGATGAGCGTGATCGATTAAGTTCGCAATTGCAAAAATTAGTAGGTGGTCAAACACTCATTAATGGAGATGGTACGGTTACGCAATTAGTAGATGGAATGGCCTTAGTAGAGGGAGCCATGGCCAATAAATTGCTAATCAATAGCAGTGGTACGTATTCTTTGAAAAGTGGTACTAATAATTCAACCATATTAAATATTCAGGACTTGGACGGTGGGCAAGCAGGTGCATTGCTGGAGTTGGCCAATAGTTTTGTACCAAAAATTAATCAGCGATTAGACTCGTTGGCTATTGGATTGGTCAAGGTTGCAAATACAGCAACTGCTAGTGCTAGCTCGGGTGTTGGACTTTTTGGATTTGAAGTGGGATCAGCCACTATCTTTGATCTTGATGATGATAGTACTGCTTATGCTGATGATGTACCAGATATTGCCCTAGACTCATGGATGACTACTCTTTACTCTGATTTAGGTGATTCTGGTAATTCGATGACTTCAGCAGGGTTGGTTGCCAGTAATTTTGTATCCATTGCGCCTCAAGACCCATCGACATACTTTGATGATGATGGAGAGCCTATTATCACTTCGGATCTGGCCAATACAACCTCAAACAGAATATCTATTTTTGCAAATGCTACTTCTAGTTTAGTAAGTGATGTGGGTGTTCAGGTTGCCTCATGGAGAAGTAGTCAAAAAGCCGATCAAGCCGTTTTAAAAACTTTAACTGATGAACGAGATTCGATTTCAGGTGTTAATTTGGATGAAGAGGCAGCAAACTTATTAAAGTATCAACAGCTCTATTCGGCATCTACAAAAGTGCTTCAAGTAGACAACCAAATGTTTACTGCTCTTTTATCAATTATGAATTAG
- a CDS encoding flagellin → MSIRISSNQVINAGVDSMNTALNDATAWQQKISSGKNYTKASDNVYAISRGVELDFDISRLQMFKSNQAIATNNHNDAQSQMDSILNQLTQLKTTFIQSQNASLNQSNFAALAIQAEQIRDAIQSQMTATDSTGHAIFPDAVNSVQIEPGVTVASGVAFSDAFGANSELADSENSDIYLNIDALVTYLKQKSLGNSPTNGATVSSDLNASYTQLMQAQQTSGGISKQVDNAQATVVAVRTELIAASSALLDTDMAEATAAFTRSQTLLNAAQAMFARLQQSNLFSKL, encoded by the coding sequence ATGTCTATTCGAATAAGCTCAAACCAAGTTATCAATGCCGGCGTTGATTCTATGAATACCGCTCTGAATGACGCGACTGCGTGGCAACAAAAAATCAGTTCTGGCAAGAATTACACCAAGGCTTCAGATAACGTTTACGCTATCTCAAGAGGGGTTGAGTTAGATTTTGATATATCTCGCCTTCAGATGTTCAAATCTAATCAGGCAATCGCAACAAACAATCATAATGATGCGCAATCCCAAATGGATAGCATCCTAAACCAACTTACTCAGCTTAAAACGACATTCATACAGTCTCAAAACGCCTCTTTAAATCAGTCTAACTTTGCCGCTTTGGCTATTCAAGCTGAGCAAATAAGAGATGCTATTCAGAGTCAAATGACTGCAACAGATTCAACGGGCCATGCAATATTTCCCGATGCGGTGAATAGTGTTCAAATCGAGCCGGGGGTTACTGTGGCTTCTGGCGTTGCTTTTAGTGACGCTTTTGGCGCCAATAGCGAATTGGCAGATTCAGAAAATTCCGATATTTATCTAAATATAGACGCTCTTGTCACCTATTTGAAGCAAAAATCTTTGGGCAATTCGCCCACCAATGGAGCAACGGTATCCAGTGATCTAAACGCCTCGTATACGCAGCTAATGCAGGCGCAACAGACTAGTGGAGGTATTTCCAAACAGGTGGATAATGCTCAGGCAACGGTAGTTGCTGTCAGAACTGAACTGATTGCTGCATCCTCAGCGCTTTTAGATACTGATATGGCTGAAGCAACAGCAGCTTTTACTAGGTCCCAGACCTTATTAAACGCTGCTCAAGCAATGTTTGCTAGACTACAGCAAAGTAACTTATTTTCAAAACTTTAA
- the motA gene encoding flagellar motor stator protein MotA has translation MNIPLGWIIAMGCALGGYALHGGHLAVLWQPTEVLTIVGAALGTMIASNTIINLKKTLGALGGAFKGAGDQKKKHLDLLCLMFEILQKVKRDGLMSLEGDIEEPESSPLFEAYPDILKDHHLVDFITDYLRMMLGGSLDLVQIESLMEQELDVHHQESHIPVASVTMVGDGLPAFGIVAAVMGVVHTMGSIGLPPAELGKLIGAALVGTFLGILLAYAFVQPVAKVLEQQAESETRAYMAIKAILLASLNNFPPAAAVEFGRKVLFTYQRPTFTELDEGTKAAKGK, from the coding sequence ATGAATATTCCATTAGGCTGGATTATTGCGATGGGTTGTGCCCTAGGGGGCTATGCTCTGCATGGCGGTCATCTAGCGGTTTTATGGCAACCTACCGAGGTTTTGACCATTGTTGGAGCTGCACTTGGTACGATGATTGCCTCAAATACCATCATCAATCTGAAGAAAACTTTAGGAGCTCTGGGCGGGGCTTTTAAAGGTGCTGGCGACCAAAAGAAAAAACACTTAGATTTACTCTGCCTCATGTTTGAGATTTTGCAGAAAGTGAAACGTGATGGTTTGATGTCTTTAGAGGGTGATATTGAGGAGCCAGAGTCGAGCCCACTCTTTGAGGCATACCCAGACATTTTGAAGGATCACCATTTAGTCGATTTCATTACTGACTACTTGCGGATGATGCTTGGTGGTTCATTAGATCTAGTTCAAATTGAAAGCTTGATGGAGCAAGAGTTAGATGTCCATCATCAAGAGAGCCATATACCTGTGGCATCGGTCACAATGGTGGGTGATGGTCTACCTGCATTTGGTATTGTGGCGGCGGTGATGGGTGTGGTTCACACCATGGGCTCCATTGGCTTACCCCCAGCAGAGTTGGGTAAACTCATTGGTGCAGCGCTTGTAGGTACCTTCTTAGGTATTTTGTTGGCCTACGCTTTTGTGCAACCAGTTGCCAAAGTTCTCGAACAGCAAGCCGAGTCCGAAACCAGGGCCTACATGGCGATTAAAGCTATTTTGCTTGCGAGCCTGAATAATTTTCCCCCTGCAGCAGCGGTTGAATTTGGACGCAAAGTACTCTTTACTTATCAACGTCCAACATTTACTGAGCTGGATGAAGGTACCAAAGCTGCTAAAGGAAAGTAA
- the motB gene encoding flagellar motor protein MotB — translation MAKSDAPIIVVKRVKKGGHGHHGGAWKIAYADFVTAMMAFFLLMWVLGSTTAGDLAGISSYFQNPMRVSMSGGQGSGETTRIIKGGGDNISKVAGVEAKADADTEQRRISDSSVTDVENARKDRTKNEAVKSEIEKSVESDAELKNIKGQLFMDITSEGLRIQVVDEKGKPLFNSGGVVPSVAARRLLRVIGKSLNDNPGKIRIEGHTDAAKFSNGEAGYTNWELSSERANVARREMIAGGLAPSNVAQVIGFADTIPLNPADLSDPLNRRISITLLNRKPKKEEKPVQRPIERQKEELPKGAQEIPANLRAPAQFLSKDPPIAPAMDTSKVDKPATGKPAR, via the coding sequence ATGGCTAAATCCGACGCGCCAATTATTGTCGTTAAGCGCGTTAAAAAAGGCGGTCATGGTCATCATGGTGGTGCCTGGAAAATTGCTTACGCCGATTTCGTGACGGCGATGATGGCCTTCTTCTTGTTGATGTGGGTTTTAGGATCCACTACAGCAGGTGACTTGGCTGGTATCTCCTCCTATTTTCAAAATCCGATGCGCGTTTCTATGAGTGGTGGTCAAGGGTCGGGCGAGACTACTCGGATTATCAAGGGTGGTGGTGACAATATTTCTAAGGTAGCTGGGGTTGAGGCCAAGGCTGATGCCGATACTGAGCAACGCCGTATTAGTGACTCATCGGTAACTGATGTTGAAAATGCCCGTAAAGACAGAACTAAAAATGAGGCAGTCAAATCAGAAATTGAAAAAAGTGTTGAATCTGATGCTGAGCTAAAGAATATCAAAGGACAACTCTTTATGGACATCACCTCCGAGGGTCTACGGATTCAGGTGGTAGATGAAAAAGGTAAACCCTTGTTTAATAGTGGTGGCGTAGTACCTAGTGTTGCTGCAAGACGTTTATTGCGTGTGATTGGAAAGTCTTTAAATGATAATCCAGGCAAGATTCGTATTGAGGGCCATACAGATGCTGCAAAATTCTCTAATGGTGAAGCAGGTTACACCAACTGGGAGCTTTCTAGTGAGCGTGCTAATGTAGCTCGCCGAGAAATGATTGCTGGAGGCTTGGCGCCTTCAAATGTTGCCCAAGTCATTGGTTTCGCAGATACCATTCCCTTAAATCCAGCTGATTTAAGTGACCCCTTAAATCGCCGCATCTCAATCACGCTTCTAAATAGAAAGCCTAAGAAAGAAGAGAAGCCAGTACAAAGACCGATTGAGAGGCAGAAGGAGGAATTGCCAAAAGGAGCACAAGAAATCCCGGCTAATTTGAGAGCGCCTGCCCAATTTTTATCTAAGGATCCGCCAATAGCACCTGCAATGGATACTTCAAAGGTAGATAAACCAGCTACAGGCAAGCCTGCGAGGTAA
- a CDS encoding tetratricopeptide repeat protein — translation MPRLNWLKGLRISLLLAFGGLLLACSDYQQARSAYAAGDYTKAYQLFQGLAESGDTKAQYDLSLMYIQGIGTKQNIEQGLVWLNRAAEKGNIEAMLELGVLYQKIDTLDNAPQLALYWFEKAAMAGSAVGQYNLAHLYMDGGQIAVDLPKAYIWMSLSDSTGNPVAGAEVVKLKASLNSQELNDAQEKISTLKKTLP, via the coding sequence ATGCCCAGACTGAATTGGTTAAAAGGCTTGCGTATTTCATTGCTGCTGGCTTTTGGGGGCCTTTTATTGGCTTGTTCGGATTACCAGCAGGCAAGGTCAGCTTATGCCGCCGGTGATTACACCAAGGCCTATCAATTATTTCAAGGTCTCGCAGAATCTGGGGATACCAAGGCCCAGTATGATTTGTCTTTGATGTATATCCAAGGAATTGGCACAAAACAAAATATTGAGCAAGGCTTAGTTTGGTTAAATCGTGCGGCCGAAAAGGGCAATATTGAAGCCATGCTTGAATTGGGTGTCTTGTATCAAAAAATCGATACTTTGGACAATGCTCCGCAATTAGCCCTCTATTGGTTTGAAAAAGCCGCCATGGCTGGGAGCGCAGTGGGGCAATACAACTTAGCCCATCTCTATATGGATGGCGGCCAAATTGCGGTAGATTTACCAAAAGCTTATATTTGGATGTCCTTATCAGATTCCACCGGTAATCCAGTGGCTGGTGCAGAGGTGGTAAAGCTCAAGGCATCATTGAACTCTCAAGAGCTCAATGATGCCCAAGAAAAAATCTCTACACTCAAAAAAACCTTGCCTTAA
- a CDS encoding flagellar biosynthesis protein FlhB, protein MAEGGDNSQEKELEPTERRIARAREQGQLPQSRDLTTFIVMIIFTIFLVWIGPLLVKQLVLMTQAIFQFSEPAKLIDHVQEWFGGSLLMVLLLLAVLLIPLWIIGVLGPLSLVNFRAYFAPQFKLEKLDFIAGIGRMFTLKTLSELLKNFIKTTLMLGVGFTYLVGLFTYIRSIVNLGFDAALVQTSSFILDGFMLLLLPLLLIAVGDSWLQLFDFRKQIRMSPEEMKQEGKETEGSPEIKQRLRQMQRQISSSRMMAAIERADVILANPEHYSVALRYDMEKMSAPIVVAKGVDQMALRIQEVAKDFNVPIAQIPPLARYLYSQLEIGESIPLPLFEAIAQILAWAYDTKESGAPGEIPQVDFIATQLKPGKPLL, encoded by the coding sequence GTGGCAGAAGGAGGAGATAACTCCCAAGAAAAGGAACTAGAACCGACTGAGCGGCGCATTGCCCGTGCTCGAGAGCAGGGTCAATTACCCCAATCCCGTGATTTGACCACTTTTATTGTGATGATTATTTTCACCATCTTTCTGGTGTGGATAGGCCCTTTGTTAGTCAAGCAGTTGGTATTGATGACCCAAGCAATCTTCCAGTTTTCAGAGCCTGCAAAGTTGATTGATCATGTGCAAGAGTGGTTTGGAGGATCGCTTCTAATGGTTCTCTTGCTACTAGCTGTGCTCCTCATTCCGTTATGGATTATTGGCGTCTTAGGCCCACTATCTTTAGTAAACTTTCGCGCTTATTTTGCGCCCCAATTTAAGTTGGAAAAGCTCGATTTCATTGCAGGTATAGGGCGGATGTTCACCCTGAAAACCTTAAGTGAGTTGTTAAAAAACTTTATTAAAACTACCCTCATGTTGGGGGTGGGTTTTACCTATTTAGTGGGTTTATTTACTTACATTCGTTCGATCGTTAATTTAGGCTTTGATGCAGCACTAGTGCAAACATCATCTTTTATCTTGGATGGTTTTATGCTGCTGCTTTTACCTTTGTTATTGATTGCGGTTGGGGACTCTTGGTTGCAATTGTTTGACTTTCGCAAGCAAATTCGGATGAGTCCTGAAGAAATGAAGCAAGAGGGTAAAGAGACTGAAGGTTCTCCTGAAATTAAGCAGCGCTTACGTCAAATGCAAAGGCAAATTTCTTCATCTAGGATGATGGCGGCTATTGAGCGAGCGGACGTCATACTTGCCAACCCAGAGCACTATTCTGTAGCACTGCGCTATGATATGGAAAAGATGTCGGCTCCAATCGTAGTTGCAAAAGGGGTAGACCAGATGGCTTTACGCATTCAAGAGGTAGCAAAAGACTTTAATGTACCTATTGCCCAAATCCCCCCTTTGGCACGCTATTTATATAGTCAGCTAGAGATTGGAGAATCTATTCCGTTACCACTGTTTGAGGCAATAGCCCAAATTTTGGCGTGGGCCTATGACACCAAGGAATCAGGCGCACCGGGCGAAATTCCTCAAGTCGACTTCATTGCTACCCAGCTTAAGCCAGGTAAACCCCTGCTTTAA